Proteins from a genomic interval of Microbacterium esteraromaticum:
- a CDS encoding ABC transporter permease: MSFARITTLARLELTQRLRSVGWYVLLGVFVLLLIGITLLSFMVFSFQSEPNAGVYSIVVNFVLLLVVLVSPTLSGNAINGDREAATLAPVQVTAATTGDIMLGKLLAAVATGSIFLLIAVPFLLISMLGGGVTAGMLIVSLLVLLAEIIVVAAIGVGLSGLIARPLFSIATTYLAVAALVVGTLIAFGLGGTAIQSEARGYERPWDETTGEPVCDEWVEVNYNQPRFDLVWGFLAANPFVVLADATPTTFSHGYPNDLFGQVKVGVRLAQLPPEIERWDACENGWIESPTSQEQIEDTVPSWFVGLGLQALIAGGLFAGAWARTRTPARRLPPGTRIA, translated from the coding sequence ATGAGCTTCGCACGCATCACCACCCTCGCCCGACTCGAACTCACGCAGCGCCTGCGCAGCGTGGGCTGGTACGTGCTGCTGGGCGTCTTCGTACTGCTGCTGATCGGCATCACGCTGCTGTCGTTCATGGTGTTCTCGTTCCAGAGCGAACCGAACGCGGGCGTTTACTCGATCGTGGTCAACTTCGTGTTGCTGCTGGTGGTGCTCGTCTCACCGACGTTGAGCGGCAACGCGATCAACGGCGACCGTGAGGCCGCCACCCTCGCACCCGTGCAGGTCACCGCAGCGACGACCGGTGACATCATGCTGGGCAAGCTGCTCGCCGCTGTCGCGACCGGCTCGATCTTCCTGCTGATCGCCGTGCCGTTCCTGCTCATCAGCATGCTCGGTGGCGGGGTGACGGCGGGGATGCTGATCGTGTCGTTGCTGGTGCTGCTGGCCGAGATCATCGTCGTCGCCGCCATCGGCGTGGGACTGAGCGGTCTGATCGCACGACCGCTCTTCTCGATAGCGACCACCTATCTCGCCGTGGCCGCGCTCGTCGTCGGAACGCTGATCGCCTTCGGGCTCGGCGGCACGGCGATCCAGTCCGAGGCGCGTGGCTACGAGCGGCCGTGGGATGAGACGACCGGTGAGCCGGTGTGCGATGAGTGGGTGGAGGTCAATTACAACCAGCCCCGTTTCGACCTGGTGTGGGGATTCCTCGCGGCCAACCCGTTCGTGGTGCTCGCCGATGCGACCCCGACGACCTTCTCTCACGGGTATCCGAACGACCTCTTCGGACAGGTGAAGGTCGGCGTCCGTCTGGCCCAGCTGCCGCCCGAGATCGAGCGCTGGGACGCCTGCGAGAACGGGTGGATCGAGAGCCCGACGTCGCAGGAGCAGATCGAGGACACCGTACCGAGCTGGTTCGTGGGACTCGGGCTCCAGGCGCTGATCGCCGGCGGTCTGTTCGCGGGCGCCTGGGCGCGCACGCGAACGCCCGCGCGGCGCTTGCCGCCGGGTACCCGGATCGCCTGA
- a CDS encoding pyridoxamine 5'-phosphate oxidase family protein — protein sequence MMIAELTEQECLELLTTTTVGRVGFVADDRVLILPVNYVLDGRDVLIRTAPEGILSPLPDTPVAFEVDHHDDLAGSGWSVLLSTRASEIDAAEVATAPGAAHKHPWAGGDRSRALRLTPETISGRHVRRDRA from the coding sequence ATGATGATCGCGGAGCTCACTGAGCAGGAGTGCCTCGAACTCCTCACGACGACCACGGTCGGTCGCGTCGGATTCGTCGCCGACGATCGCGTGCTCATCCTGCCCGTCAACTACGTGCTCGACGGACGCGACGTCCTCATCCGCACGGCACCCGAGGGCATCCTGAGCCCCCTCCCCGACACCCCCGTCGCCTTCGAGGTGGACCACCACGACGATCTTGCGGGCAGCGGCTGGAGCGTACTGCTCAGCACTCGGGCATCCGAGATCGACGCCGCGGAGGTCGCGACCGCTCCCGGCGCCGCACACAAGCACCCGTGGGCAGGCGGCGACCGCTCGCGCGCGCTGCGGCTGACGCCCGAGACGATCTCGGGCCGCCACGTGCGCCGCGACCGCGCCTGA
- a CDS encoding ATP-dependent helicase — protein MTDAPLIVSGTPDSTPNGDPLLAGLNPQQLEAVTHRGSALLIVAGAGSGKTSVLTRRIALLLRQREAWPSQILAITFTNKAAGEMRERVEGLVGEAARGMWISTFHSACVRILRREAEQFGFTKSFTIYDSGDSRALLKRLVKEHEADAYGLTPGAVQSRISKLKNELTDAEGHARQANLSDPAERKFTDIFSDYQRALQKANAFDFDDLIAQTVFLFRAFPKVADTYRRRFRHILVDEYQDTNHAQYALIHELTRPVAAEAPDPYASNGMMIFEPEAAEAQAGASLTVVGDSDQSIYAFRGADIRNITEFERDFPGAKVVLLEQNYRSTQTILSAANAVIGNNFDRKAKNLWSDRGAGDKIAGFTGYSQHDEAQFVADEVEALRRTGMPYSEMAVFYRTNSQSRALEEIFIRAAVPYKIMGGTKFYERAEIKDALAYLIAVANPADEMAVRRILNRPRRGIGGVTEASIAMFAEQQGISFRDALRSPASLGVGPKIQAAITRLDAVLDEATEILLPASGEVPPSTAVAEALTVLLDKSGYFEALRASRDPQDEARLENLDEFVAVARDFARNNPDGTIADFLTEVALVSDADDLDDESGSVSLMTMHTAKGLEYDAVFVTGVEEDLIPHRISAGEPGGPQEERRLFYVGITRARKRLHLSLAMTRAQFGEVSVAMPSRFLQEIPADLVDWRQSPGDINSRGGSPSRAVNARRPGGGFGASGGRSGDRFAPTALPKGAGLKPLSTAMDRFPNKVTGKVRDNGDLELAAGDRIRHDDFGEGRVEAVTGEGAKRIAHVRFDGAGQKKLLIKIAPITKL, from the coding sequence ATGACCGACGCACCTCTCATCGTTTCCGGAACGCCCGATTCGACCCCGAACGGCGACCCGCTGCTCGCCGGGCTCAACCCGCAGCAGCTCGAAGCCGTCACTCATCGCGGCAGCGCGCTTCTCATCGTGGCCGGTGCCGGATCCGGCAAGACGAGTGTGCTCACGCGCAGGATCGCCCTGCTGCTGCGCCAGCGTGAGGCATGGCCCAGTCAGATCCTGGCCATCACATTCACGAACAAGGCCGCCGGTGAGATGCGTGAACGCGTCGAAGGACTGGTGGGCGAGGCCGCGCGCGGCATGTGGATCTCGACCTTCCACTCGGCCTGCGTGCGGATCCTGCGCCGTGAGGCCGAGCAATTCGGGTTCACGAAGTCGTTCACGATCTACGACTCGGGCGACTCGCGCGCCCTGCTCAAGCGCCTGGTGAAAGAGCACGAGGCCGACGCGTACGGGCTGACCCCCGGAGCGGTGCAGTCGCGCATCTCGAAACTGAAGAACGAGCTCACCGATGCCGAGGGGCATGCCCGTCAGGCGAACCTGAGCGACCCCGCAGAGCGCAAGTTCACCGACATCTTCAGCGATTACCAGCGGGCGCTGCAGAAGGCCAACGCCTTCGATTTCGACGACCTGATCGCGCAGACGGTGTTCCTGTTCCGGGCGTTCCCGAAGGTGGCTGACACGTACCGGCGCCGGTTCCGGCACATTCTGGTCGACGAGTACCAGGACACCAACCACGCCCAGTACGCCCTCATCCATGAGCTCACCCGTCCGGTCGCCGCCGAGGCACCCGATCCGTATGCCTCGAACGGCATGATGATCTTCGAGCCCGAGGCGGCCGAAGCCCAGGCTGGTGCGTCGCTGACCGTCGTGGGTGACTCGGACCAGTCGATCTACGCGTTCCGCGGAGCCGACATCCGCAACATCACCGAGTTCGAGCGCGACTTCCCGGGGGCGAAGGTCGTGCTGCTCGAGCAGAACTACCGGTCGACCCAGACGATCCTGTCGGCGGCCAACGCGGTGATCGGCAACAACTTCGACCGCAAGGCGAAGAACCTGTGGAGTGACCGTGGCGCGGGCGACAAGATCGCCGGCTTCACCGGGTACTCGCAGCACGACGAGGCGCAGTTCGTCGCCGATGAGGTCGAGGCGCTGCGTCGCACCGGCATGCCGTACTCCGAGATGGCGGTGTTCTACCGCACCAACTCGCAGTCTCGCGCGCTGGAAGAGATCTTCATCCGCGCCGCTGTGCCATACAAGATCATGGGTGGCACCAAGTTCTACGAGCGCGCCGAGATCAAGGATGCGCTGGCCTACCTGATCGCGGTGGCGAACCCGGCCGACGAGATGGCCGTGCGTCGCATCCTCAACCGGCCGCGTCGCGGCATCGGAGGCGTCACCGAAGCGTCCATCGCGATGTTCGCCGAGCAGCAGGGCATCAGCTTCCGCGATGCGCTGCGCTCGCCGGCGTCACTCGGCGTCGGGCCGAAGATCCAGGCGGCGATCACCCGCCTCGATGCCGTGCTCGACGAGGCGACCGAGATTCTGCTGCCTGCCTCGGGTGAGGTGCCGCCGTCGACCGCGGTCGCCGAGGCGCTGACGGTGCTGCTCGACAAGAGCGGCTACTTCGAGGCGCTGCGTGCGAGCCGCGACCCGCAGGACGAGGCGCGTCTGGAGAACCTCGACGAGTTCGTCGCCGTTGCGCGCGACTTCGCACGCAACAACCCCGACGGCACGATCGCCGACTTCCTCACCGAGGTGGCGCTGGTCTCGGATGCCGATGACCTCGACGACGAGTCGGGCTCGGTCTCACTGATGACGATGCACACCGCCAAGGGACTCGAGTACGACGCGGTGTTCGTCACCGGTGTCGAAGAGGACCTCATTCCGCACCGCATCTCGGCGGGGGAGCCCGGTGGCCCTCAGGAGGAGCGGCGGCTGTTCTACGTCGGCATCACGCGGGCGCGCAAGCGCCTGCACCTGTCGTTGGCGATGACGCGCGCTCAGTTCGGCGAGGTGTCGGTCGCGATGCCGAGCCGGTTCCTGCAGGAGATCCCGGCCGACCTCGTCGACTGGCGGCAGTCGCCCGGAGACATCAACTCGCGCGGCGGCTCGCCCTCGCGGGCCGTCAATGCGCGCCGTCCCGGCGGAGGGTTCGGCGCGAGCGGCGGTCGCTCCGGTGACCGCTTCGCGCCGACGGCGCTGCCGAAGGGCGCCGGACTCAAGCCGCTTTCGACGGCGATGGATCGCTTTCCGAACAAAGTCACCGGCAAGGTGCGCGACAACGGCGATCTCGAACTGGCCGCCGGCGACCGGATCCGCCATGACGACTTCGGTGAGGGGCGCGTCGAGGCTGTCACGGGTGAGGGCGCCAAGCGCATCGCTCACGTGCGCTTCGATGGGGCCGGGCAGAAGAAGCTGCTCATCAAGATCGCGCCGATCACGAAGCTGTAG
- a CDS encoding SseB family protein, whose amino-acid sequence MALFSRRKKSVDQPAVGEDAAAAEDTTGEVSAQPSAAAPMDAVTAAAGEQDTKNAESAVDDAPATEAVPAVGISVQAFRGVGADAGPEVALPADEATASATPPRPAAPVAAARPTSPGDAMPTAQQTVPRLPLAAAVPPEQTHTVDGLNDNVLLREALAELAEGATNEQLIGVMRQSLQSHLYLRVNGDAREQLKNGQPLAVGVIRDGERSFMLAYSSGKALRDSVEGAEDAASTSAIAQPVTAVYQQVVSGGFAGVIIDNSSAPHRAVFPTELLQKALEQGDENMAVKSLLAAPRDEGTPVRVAEALAKTRSWVAVNDGSNGKPVGIAEVHTTDGNRYLQVFSHPLEVVALGRNDRPMPFQPEQLAKVLSDHSEIAGVIVDLGGPSLAIGRDALSALLVLAINVDD is encoded by the coding sequence ATGGCCCTCTTCTCTCGCCGCAAGAAGTCCGTCGATCAGCCCGCCGTCGGTGAAGACGCCGCAGCAGCGGAAGACACCACCGGCGAGGTGAGCGCGCAGCCGAGCGCCGCAGCTCCGATGGATGCCGTGACGGCTGCCGCGGGCGAGCAAGACACCAAGAATGCCGAGTCTGCGGTCGACGACGCACCCGCGACCGAGGCCGTTCCCGCGGTCGGTATCTCGGTGCAGGCGTTCCGTGGGGTCGGGGCCGACGCTGGCCCGGAGGTCGCCTTGCCCGCCGACGAGGCCACGGCATCCGCGACGCCGCCGCGACCCGCGGCGCCCGTCGCAGCCGCGCGCCCGACCTCTCCCGGCGATGCGATGCCCACCGCACAGCAGACCGTGCCGCGCCTGCCGCTGGCCGCGGCTGTGCCGCCCGAGCAGACGCACACCGTCGATGGGCTCAACGACAACGTGCTGCTGCGTGAGGCGCTGGCCGAGCTCGCCGAGGGCGCCACGAACGAGCAGCTCATCGGCGTGATGCGGCAGTCGCTGCAGAGCCACCTGTACCTGCGGGTCAACGGCGATGCCCGCGAGCAGCTCAAGAACGGTCAGCCGCTCGCAGTCGGCGTCATCCGCGACGGCGAGCGCTCGTTCATGCTCGCCTACAGCTCGGGCAAGGCGCTACGCGACTCGGTCGAGGGGGCCGAAGACGCCGCGTCGACCTCGGCTATCGCACAGCCGGTCACCGCCGTCTACCAGCAGGTCGTCTCGGGCGGGTTCGCCGGGGTGATCATCGACAACTCCTCGGCCCCGCACCGTGCGGTCTTCCCGACCGAGTTGCTGCAGAAGGCGCTCGAGCAGGGCGATGAGAACATGGCGGTCAAGAGCCTGCTCGCCGCTCCCCGTGACGAGGGCACCCCGGTGCGCGTCGCCGAGGCACTGGCCAAGACCCGCAGCTGGGTCGCCGTGAACGACGGTTCCAACGGCAAGCCGGTGGGCATCGCCGAGGTGCACACCACCGACGGCAACCGGTACCTGCAGGTGTTCTCGCACCCGCTCGAGGTCGTCGCGCTCGGTCGCAACGACCGGCCGATGCCGTTCCAGCCCGAGCAGCTGGCGAAGGTGCTGAGCGATCACAGCGAGATCGCGGGCGTGATCGTCGACCTCGGTGGCCCGTCGCTCGCGATCGGCCGCGACGCACTGAGCGCACTGCTGGTGCTCGCGATCAACGTCGACGACTGA
- a CDS encoding DNA polymerase domain-containing protein translates to MASERVTVTVHDTDGERDVSLSSPNKVIWPVDGADGITKAEYADYVQQVSVPFLASNGHRPVSLERFRDGVTTASGGRAEGFFSKNPPKGTPDYVDAVTVTYNSGRRHPQIVLNRASAIVWAVQMNTIVFHPWASLAGDTDNPVELRIDLDPQPGTGITETVAAAHELRAMLAEAGLEAFIKTSGNRGLHVFCPIEPAWEFLVVRHAVIAAGRELERRMPDRVTMNWWKEERGQRVFVDFNQANRDRTMAGAYSPRAIPGAPVSTPLRWDELDDVDPTRHTVRSIPHRLAEVGDPWADMHRAPGRIDTLLEWWERDLANGLGELPFPPEFPKMPGEPPRVQPSRKVAAHWPDSAE, encoded by the coding sequence ATGGCCTCCGAACGCGTGACCGTGACTGTGCACGACACCGACGGCGAGCGCGACGTGTCGCTGTCGAGCCCGAACAAAGTCATCTGGCCGGTCGACGGCGCCGACGGAATCACCAAGGCCGAGTACGCCGACTACGTGCAGCAGGTTTCGGTGCCGTTCCTGGCATCCAACGGACACCGGCCGGTGTCGCTGGAGCGGTTCCGTGATGGGGTGACAACGGCATCCGGCGGCAGGGCCGAAGGGTTCTTCTCGAAGAACCCGCCCAAGGGCACACCCGACTACGTCGATGCCGTCACCGTCACCTACAACAGCGGCCGGCGGCATCCGCAGATCGTGTTGAACCGCGCCAGCGCGATCGTATGGGCCGTGCAGATGAACACGATCGTGTTCCATCCGTGGGCGTCGCTGGCCGGCGACACCGACAACCCGGTTGAGCTGCGCATCGACCTGGACCCGCAGCCGGGCACGGGGATCACCGAGACCGTGGCCGCGGCGCACGAGCTGCGCGCGATGCTCGCCGAGGCGGGGCTGGAAGCCTTCATCAAGACCAGCGGCAACCGGGGACTGCACGTGTTCTGCCCCATCGAGCCCGCATGGGAGTTCCTCGTCGTCAGACATGCCGTGATCGCCGCCGGGCGTGAGCTGGAGCGGCGGATGCCCGATCGGGTGACGATGAACTGGTGGAAGGAGGAGCGCGGTCAGCGCGTCTTCGTGGACTTCAACCAGGCCAATCGCGACCGCACGATGGCCGGGGCATACAGTCCGCGGGCGATTCCGGGCGCACCGGTGTCGACGCCGCTGCGCTGGGACGAACTCGATGACGTCGATCCGACACGGCACACCGTGCGCAGCATCCCGCATCGGCTCGCCGAGGTGGGCGACCCGTGGGCCGACATGCATCGGGCGCCGGGGCGCATCGACACGCTGCTGGAATGGTGGGAGCGCGATCTCGCGAACGGACTGGGCGAACTGCCCTTCCCTCCCGAGTTCCCCAAGATGCCCGGCGAGCCGCCGCGCGTGCAACCGAGCCGCAAGGTCGCCGCGCACTGGCCTGACAGCGCCGAGTGA
- a CDS encoding ATP-dependent DNA ligase, with the protein MYEIPAPMLAKAAASVPDPTQRPLLYEPKWDGFRGLIAWDGTELRIGSRGAKPLTRYFPELVEQLPALLPGPCLLDGEIVVATGEAGAQRLDWIALSQRIHPAPSRVARLAAETPASFIAFDLLAEGADDLQPLPFRERRARLERMLARTTPPLHLTRTTDDPDLARRWLAEFEGAGLDGVVAKPLDDAYAPGKRTLIKIKHARTADVVALGYRVHKSGSGVGSLLVGLYDADGALRQVGGVAAWSDAMRRQLVTELEPLVERDDSGAAVTGAGERSRFSGAKDVSFVRLRPERVLEVRYDQLEGDRFRHTVQFARWRPDRDARSCTYEQLETVTGYDLARVLT; encoded by the coding sequence ATGTATGAGATCCCGGCACCGATGCTGGCCAAGGCCGCGGCATCCGTTCCCGATCCCACGCAGCGTCCGCTGCTCTACGAACCGAAGTGGGACGGCTTCCGCGGGTTGATCGCGTGGGACGGTACGGAGCTTCGGATCGGATCCCGCGGCGCGAAGCCGCTGACGCGGTACTTTCCCGAGCTGGTCGAGCAACTGCCCGCGCTGTTGCCCGGCCCCTGCCTGCTCGACGGTGAGATCGTCGTCGCCACCGGCGAGGCGGGCGCGCAGCGACTCGACTGGATCGCGCTGAGCCAGCGCATCCATCCCGCCCCCTCGCGCGTCGCGCGGCTCGCGGCCGAGACGCCGGCGTCGTTCATCGCCTTCGATCTGCTCGCCGAGGGTGCCGACGATCTGCAGCCACTGCCGTTCCGTGAGCGCCGGGCACGGCTGGAGCGGATGCTGGCGCGCACCACCCCTCCCCTGCACCTGACCCGCACCACTGACGATCCCGATCTCGCCCGGCGGTGGCTGGCCGAGTTCGAGGGCGCCGGATTGGATGGCGTCGTCGCGAAGCCCCTGGATGATGCGTATGCCCCCGGCAAACGGACGCTGATCAAGATCAAGCACGCCCGCACCGCCGACGTTGTCGCGCTCGGGTATCGGGTGCACAAGAGCGGGTCGGGCGTCGGATCGCTGCTGGTCGGCCTGTACGACGCCGACGGTGCGCTGCGTCAGGTGGGCGGCGTGGCGGCGTGGTCGGATGCCATGCGCCGTCAGCTCGTGACCGAGCTGGAGCCCCTCGTCGAACGCGACGACTCGGGGGCGGCCGTGACCGGCGCGGGGGAACGGTCGCGATTCAGCGGCGCGAAGGACGTGTCGTTCGTCCGGCTGCGCCCGGAGCGCGTTCTGGAGGTGCGCTACGACCAGCTCGAGGGCGATCGGTTCCGGCACACGGTGCAGTTCGCACGGTGGCGTCCCGATCGCGACGCGCGCTCGTGCACGTACGAGCAACTCGAGACGGTGACCGGGTACGACCTGGCGAGGGTGCTGACCTGA
- a CDS encoding phytoene desaturase family protein → MARATVIGSGPNGLVAAVSLARAGYEVEVLEAAPTVGGGVRTESAPLPGYVWDVCSAVHPATVASPFFRAFDLASRLEWITPKISYAHPLDDGRAAIAWRDLERTADALGPDGRHWRALLRPLVGRIDGVVDFTGDSLLRLPRDPVAAARFGIRMLEQGTPLARTSLRTEAGAALLSGVIAHANVPLPSLSGAAAGLLLAAHGHAAGWPYPRGGAQRIADALVADLAAHGGRVRTGRYVDDVAALDWGDPAQGDLLLLNSSPRLALTHPRIPAGYARALRAYRYGPAAAKVDFALDGPVPWANAQVAHAPTVHVGGTREEIWASENAVARGTVADRPYVLAVQPSVLDDSRAPAGHSVLWTYIHVPAGSRLDPTELITRQIERFAPGFRDRILTSRAVAASDRALLNPSEIGGDIFGGAFTIRQAFRRPVLSPSPWRTPMRGVYLASASTPPGPGVSGMAGWHAARTALRDAGTPVALDTLFP, encoded by the coding sequence ATGGCACGGGCGACAGTCATCGGCAGCGGACCGAACGGGCTGGTCGCGGCGGTGTCGCTGGCCCGCGCCGGCTACGAGGTCGAGGTGCTCGAGGCCGCGCCGACGGTCGGTGGTGGTGTGCGCACCGAGTCCGCACCCCTGCCGGGATACGTGTGGGATGTCTGCTCGGCGGTGCATCCGGCGACGGTCGCGTCGCCATTCTTCCGCGCTTTCGACCTCGCCTCCCGCCTGGAGTGGATCACTCCCAAGATCTCATACGCGCATCCGTTGGACGACGGTCGCGCCGCGATTGCGTGGCGCGATCTGGAGCGCACGGCGGATGCCCTCGGCCCCGACGGCCGACACTGGCGGGCCCTGCTGCGCCCCCTGGTGGGACGCATCGACGGGGTCGTCGACTTCACCGGCGACAGCCTGCTGCGCCTGCCCCGAGACCCGGTCGCGGCGGCGCGCTTCGGCATTCGGATGCTCGAACAGGGCACCCCGTTGGCGCGGACGTCCCTGCGCACCGAGGCCGGTGCCGCGCTGCTGTCCGGCGTGATCGCGCATGCGAATGTGCCCTTGCCCTCCCTCAGCGGAGCGGCGGCGGGACTGCTGCTGGCCGCTCACGGCCACGCGGCCGGCTGGCCGTACCCGCGCGGTGGGGCGCAGCGCATCGCGGATGCCCTGGTCGCAGACCTCGCAGCGCACGGCGGCCGGGTGCGCACGGGTCGGTACGTCGACGACGTGGCGGCTCTCGACTGGGGTGACCCCGCGCAGGGGGATCTGCTGCTGTTGAATTCATCACCGCGACTGGCGCTGACGCATCCGCGGATCCCCGCCGGCTACGCGCGGGCGCTGCGCGCTTACCGCTATGGCCCGGCCGCCGCCAAGGTCGACTTCGCGCTCGATGGCCCCGTGCCGTGGGCGAATGCGCAGGTGGCGCACGCTCCGACCGTGCATGTCGGCGGCACGCGCGAAGAGATCTGGGCGAGCGAGAACGCTGTGGCCCGCGGCACGGTCGCCGATCGTCCGTACGTGCTGGCGGTGCAACCGTCGGTGCTCGATGACAGCAGGGCACCGGCGGGTCACTCGGTGCTGTGGACGTACATACACGTACCGGCTGGTTCGCGGCTCGACCCGACCGAGCTGATCACGCGCCAGATCGAGCGCTTCGCCCCCGGCTTTCGCGACCGGATCCTGACCAGTCGCGCCGTCGCCGCATCCGATCGCGCGCTGCTGAACCCGAGCGAGATCGGCGGTGACATCTTCGGCGGCGCGTTCACGATCCGTCAGGCGTTCCGCCGCCCCGTGCTCTCCCCCTCCCCCTGGCGCACGCCGATGCGCGGGGTGTACCTGGCGTCGGCGTCCACCCCGCCCGGCCCCGGCGTCAGCGGGATGGCCGGTTGGCACGCGGCCCGCACCGCGCTGCGCGACGCCGGCACGCCCGTCGCGCTCGACACGCTGTTCCCCTGA